A region from the Vicia villosa cultivar HV-30 ecotype Madison, WI linkage group LG3, Vvil1.0, whole genome shotgun sequence genome encodes:
- the LOC131658718 gene encoding uncharacterized protein LOC131658718 encodes MSQSSPSKKSSPSSETASGSRASNVVSDQDVVLNVVPLNSVPATDSVHNPPIKMHARKSIGGSVPETFSVQGREGSAYVHNAIAGIVTRILNEGHQVDGISVPLAQIPASENSKDDQDGQDDASKDQGDVETSVDNNDEKTPGAKDVETSEAINVETSGTKDAEILEPEKAEEVPAAPSKETLNEGPTVHDVVNLDDLDDSIDIADDELISSISHRVKTRKGKQVCDQDFSKPQVTPQKKVTIKKIKKVPAEPSTTGSKTAVKKRKERSVSAPEDDVLSDVPDIPSKKKIAVTKSSTKEFIVNLSQDCGDGRTDDFHKVYVRRKCIDFSPAVINLYLGRDAEAQPELEVTDNEVCKVITGGKVKKWPIKSKLSASSLNVRYALLHKIGAANWVPTNHTSTIAVGLGRFIYAVGTKTKFDYGTYIFDQTMRHAGTSATKLPIAFPSLICGIILKQHPGILKSKDSVCKRESALSFHYKRLQRSDDMTSAGTSQPSKSVNKALLIAELKETCQELDNRKMKLEKLIQSLEQSTDDDLVGERDGDNMDEDKGAEEEAEDAEAEGAESGSSDAAEETSGSSDDNPGGSSDEDSDGSDD; translated from the exons ATGTCTCAGAGTTCTCCCTCAAAGAAATCGTCTCCTTcctctgaaacagcatcaggATCTAGGGCATCCAATGTGGTGAGTGATCAAGATGTTGTGTTGAatgttgtgccattgaactcTGTTCCTGCTACCGATTCTGTTCATAATCCACCAataaagatgcatgcaagaaaatcaattgGTGGATCTGTTCCAGAAACTTTTTCTGTTCAAGGTAGAGAGGGCTCTGCTTATGTTCATAATGCGATCGCAGGTATTGTcacaagaatcttgaatgaagggcaccAGGTTGATGGAATatctgttcctctagcccaaatTCCTGCCTCTGAGAACAGCAAAGATGATCAAGATGGTCAAGATGATGCTAGCAAAGATCAGggtgatgttgagacatctgttgaCAACAATGATGAGAAGACCCCTGGTGccaaagatgttgagacatctgaagctatcaatgttgaaaCATCTGGTACTAAAGATGCTGAGATTCTTGAACCTGAGAAAGCTGAAGAGGTTCCTGCTGCTCCTTCTAAAGAAACCCTTAATGAAGGCCCTACTGTGCATGATGTGGTGAATCTGGATGATCTGGATGATTCTATTGACATTGCTGATGATGAGCTCATCTCTAGCATCTCTCATAGAGTCAAGACTCGTAAGGGCAAACAGGTTTGTGATCAAGATTTTTCCAAACCTCAAGTTACTCCTCAAAAGAAGGTCACTATAAAGAAGATCAAGAAGGTCCCTGCTGAACCTTCAACCACTGGGAGCAAGACTGcagtgaagaagaggaaggaaagaagtgTTTCTGCCCCTGAAGATGATGTcttaagtgatgtccctgacatcccatcaaagaagaagattgctgtcaCAAAATCCTCCACAAAG gaATTTATTGTGAACTTGTCTCAAGATTGTGGTGATGGAAGAACTGATGATTTTCATAAGGTGTATGTTAGAAGAAAGTGTATAGATTTTTCCCCTGCTGTTATCAACCTATATCTAGGTAGAGATGCTGAGGCTCAACCTGAACTTGAAGTGACTGATAATGAGGTGTGCAAAGTAATCACTGGTGGTAAGGTTAAGAAGTGGCCTATAAAGAGCAAACTGTCTGCTAGTTCTCTTAATGTCAGGTATGCATTGCTACACAAAATTGGTGCTGCTAACTGGGTGCCTACCAATCACACttctaccattgctgttggccTAGGAAGATTTATTTATGCTGTGGGAACCAAGACAAAATTTGACTATGGGACTTATATATTTGATCAAACTATGAGGCATGCTGGTACCTCTGCTACCAAGCTCCCTATTGCATTCCCATCCCTGATATGTGGGATAATCCTCAAGCAACACCCTGGAATTCTGAAAAGTAAAGATTCTGTATGTAAGAGGGAGAGTGCTTTGTCTTTTCACTACAAACGGCTCCAGAGGTCTGATGACAtgacatctgctgggacatcacaACCCAGCAAATCTGTGAACAAAGCCCTTCTTATTGCTGAGCTGAAAGAGACTTGTCAGGAGTTGGACAACAGGAAGATGAAACTTGAAAAGCTCATCcaaagtcttgagcagtctaCAGATGATGACCTTGTTGGTGAGAGGGATGGTGACAATATGGATGAAGACAAAGGTGCTGAGGAAGAGGCTGAGGATGCTGAGGCTGAGGGTGCTGAAAGTGGGAGTAGTGATGCTGCTGAAGAGACTAGTGGCTCAAGTGATGACAATCCTGGTGGCTCTAGTGATGAAGACAGTGATGGGTCTGATGATTAG